The DNA sequence AGCATTTCCGGGGGAAGGATTAGGCAACGTACACATTTCCGGTGTCCTTTTGTTTCatgctccccctccccccacctaatcatttttattcatttcacgtTTGTCATCCAATCTTAATAAAACAATGACTTGTTTCTACATGGTATATACCTGTTGTTCAATATCATATTTGAGTGTGGTGAGTAATTGTGTACATACAAGAGTGTCCAATAAAATAATACTTGCTTATGGAACGCTGATCATTTAAGTGGTAGTTGGTTTGTTGTAAAATCACACAGAATATTTTTCGCCCAcctattttgttaaatataaagTTTGTGACAGTACCAAATTTTGAGTTGAGGACTTCCAAAATCCTggtgctaattaaaaaaaaatagctaaatGCCCTGTGTGAATGTTTCATTTATCTGATTGTTCCAAcctaaaatactgtatttatgaaTAGTTTAATAAAAATGGAATTTCACCAAATGACACTTCAACAGTCTCATCCTCACTAGCTAGACACGCTGAGTGCAAGCAGTGATGTatgacccaaaaacaaaaaaaagctttggtTTATTTTGTAGGCACttgttttgacaattttgtTGTTTGGCAAAGAAGGGAAAGTCAAGACTGAAGGCGAACTTATGTGGTCCTTTTATTAGGGACAACAGATGAGCATATAATCAATGCAGTGTTTTCTAAACtctttaacaaaacaaaaagtccttCAAACAGCAATCTCAGCACTTCAACTTTGGGAACATTTCATAtagtatgagaaaaaaaagtagccaagcagctaacaagagagTAACCAACTCACAAAGCAAAACatctttataacaaaaaaatcccccccacaCACGTCTAGTCATCGTGGGGCTACGAGTCGAGCTTTCGCCAAATAAATAGGTTTTTCCGCCTCTATGATTTCTCGTCTCGCCCTTCTTTGTGTGCACTCTCGTGTGCGACAAAACAAGCTCTTAGTTTGAACGTTTTACCACAAAACGAGCAACTAAAGCTTTTTGGTCTTGTGTGTGTTGTCATGTGCTTTTTCAAGTATGAGCTTTGACTGAATTTTTTAAGGCAAACTGAGCAATTAAAGGGCTTTTCTCCCGTGTGTCGTCTCATGTGGTTTACCAATGCGGACTTACAAGCGAATGTTTTATCACACGTTGAGCAACTAAAGGGTTTCTTAAACGTGTGCAATCTCATGTGTTTTACCATGAAATACCTTGTACCGAACCCTTTACTGCAAACTGAGCAATTAAAGGTTTTTTTCCGTGTGTGTTGTCTCATGTGGTTTGCCAATAATGACTCCAAAGCGAATTTTTTGTCACACGTTGAGCAACTAAAGCTCATTTGTTCGGTGTGTGTTGTCATGTGTTTTCTCAAGCCTGCCTTTTGAGTGAAACTTCTACTGCAAACTGAGCAACTAaagggtttttctcccgtgtgtaATGTCATGTGTGTTACAAATTTTGCCTTTTCGGTGAATATTTCATCACATGACGGGCAACTAAAGGGTTGTCCTGTGTGCGTTCTCATGTGTTGTTTCAGTGTAGACGCAGTGAAGAATTTTTTATGACAAGCTGAGCAACTATGCCGTTTTTCTCTTGTGTGGTATTTCATGTGTTTTCCCAAGAGTGACATAAAAGagaatttttttgcacacaatgAGCAATGAAAACGTTTTTCTTCCACGTGCATTCTCTTGTGGTCCAACAAATGGCTGTTTTCAGCAAATGTTTGACCACAAATTGAGcagctgttttcttttttacctatCTTACGTTTTTTCTTAAGTGTCGTCTCCTTCTCAGAGCATTTTGGCTGTTTGTCATCACCTTCATCGTCTGTGTCGCTTCTCAATGGTTCTTCCATATGGCCGGTGTCTGACATTGGAGCTAAGAGATCGTCTGGTGGTCCTCCAGGGTGCTCTCCACTCGGAATGCCATGATGGCGCGGTGAACTTTCGGGCGGTTCATCTTTGAACACTTCGCTCTCCACAGAGACACCAGTCGGTGACAACTTGCTGATATCTAccacttcctcttcctccttagCATGGGGGTGCGTTACATCTTCAGCTTCAGCTTCATCTTCCATGTAGGGGGGCTGTGGAACCGCCGCTTCCTCTTTCACATGGGCTTGCTGTGGAACTGCTTGCTCCAAATTGCGCCTGCCATCTTGCGGCTGAGTTAGAAGTTCTTCCTGCTGACCGATCAGCTGCTCGACATCTGCAGGACACAAGTCAGTTAACATGcagtcattaactctttgactgccagacgttttcagaaacgggatgtcgccagtgccagccgatttaagcattttgactgatctttcaaggtccacagaaaatgttgtgtttggactatggaaacacataaacatactaccaaatgaaagattgaattctcatctttcatcagaaaaaaaagtttgtttctaccttattccgttcttcagtaatcaacaatagaaaatggttaatttacccgaaatgctgttttgaaacaaaaagcggagaaaaagagctttttgtgaaacgatgttatttcatgcactctagtgaattctacacttctttttgtccatgaatgatgccacaaacacctaaatagtgctttacttctgtaatacaccaccaccaacaatgaaaaagtgtttttagattgcaaaatacgtttatttccattcaacagtgtaacaatttgacaaaacaatttggcaaactatttacaaatgtgtgcaactgtggtactatttacaattatgtggatgtttcaaatacagcttttctttttgtaacactgccctgcgtgcaaggggacgcagcaggatttgcacaacagatacgtttcacttcgattgtccgtttcgcgtgcagacgttacactttcttgacggcctttttttccggggaatagcaagtagcagactgtacccactcctccgatgaatatgcattggactcggggtactcttcgtcgtccgattgaacgtccgcctgagcgtgctcggttgtgctccgcgttttccggtgttagcatcgctagcccgtgaacctttatgacgtcgtcatagccgcagCGTCAGCActtccaactttggcgtcaacctcggagtcaccatcatcatcatcgatgatgatcatcgtcgtcatcaatgtgctctttagcgttggtcgatgcctttcgcctttgaaaaaaattcccaagtgtgagctgcttgcaaccggtcgccattgttcgcttcttcagccatctagctccgcctcacgtcttctactgccgcgtcaatgcttccaacctcggagtcaccatcatcatcatcgatgatgatcatcgtcgtcatcaatgtgctctttagcgttggtcgatgcctttcgcctttgaaaaaaattcccaagtgtgagctgcttgcaaccggtcgccattgttcgcttcttcagccatctagctccgcctcacgtcttctactgccgcgtcaatgcttccaacctcggagtcaccatcatcatcatcgatgatgatcatcgtcgtcatcaatgtgctctttagcgttggtcgatgcttttcgtctttgaaaaaaactgctcgagcgtgagctgcttgcaaccggtcgccatgttctcttcccttccccagccattgtcctcTCTAGCTCcgtctcacgtcttctactgacgcctacccaatcttgtcaaaagagagtcattgctgccatctaggggccaaaaatagtcattaggctaactagatctgcttgaaactttcaccacagctggccaaggctttcctccacccgtctatggcagtcaaagagttaatgaccccccccaaccaccaccaacaacaaaatcaattttagcCTGGTGACCACTTTTCAGGTTTGACcattaaaaagtttaatttggCTTCATGTCATGCagtaaacagaaaaacaaaaatcacccTGTCgtgattattatatttaaatacaattacagTTTTGGCCAGGGAGTTTTGCCACATCCGGCCATCACCACCAAAACCCAACTCGTTCTATAAAACggacaccaatatttttttgcttaacaTTCTAATTAGATAAGTAAAATATTAGTGAACAAACGACAGACCTTCGACGCGTATAATAATTTGAGTCTTGCAAACAGCTTCCAGTTGTCGTCGGTGTCGCTCGCTCTCCTCCCTCGCTCGACAAAGTTGCTCCTCGTACGACGCAATCGTTTGGTCAAAAAGGCCGAAAATTTCATTGGTTGCCGCAATCAATCGCTGTCTTACCAACTCTTTCAACATTTTGATGTTGTAGACTGTTCAAAACCCAACGGGAAAACAATTGCACCACGCGCTTTGTCCCTTATTGCCGTTACTGCGTTGGCTACGACGCTAACTTCCGCTAACTTTTTATTCTTCTGCGCTGAATCTGGCAAACACCGCCACCAACAG is a window from the Vanacampus margaritifer isolate UIUO_Vmar chromosome 3, RoL_Vmar_1.0, whole genome shotgun sequence genome containing:
- the LOC144048536 gene encoding uncharacterized protein LOC144048536, whose amino-acid sequence is MLKELVRQRLIAATNEIFGLFDQTIASYEEQLCRAREESERHRRQLEAVCKTQIIIRVEDVEQLIGQQEELLTQPQDGRRNLEQAVPQQAHVKEEAAVPQPPYMEDEAEAEDVTHPHAKEEEEVVDISKLSPTGVSVESEVFKDEPPESSPRHHGIPSGEHPGGPPDDLLAPMSDTGHMEEPLRSDTDDEGDDKQPKCSEKETTLKKKRKIGKKENSCSICGQTFAENSHLLDHKRMHVEEKRFHCSLCAKKFSFMSLLGKHMKYHTREKRHSCSACHKKFFTASTLKQHMRTHTGQPFSCPSCDEIFTEKAKFVTHMTLHTGEKPFSCSVCSRSFTQKAGLRKHMTTHTEQMSFSCSTCDKKFALESLLANHMRQHTRKKTFNCSVCSKGFGTRYFMVKHMRLHTFKKPFSCSTCDKTFACKSALVNHMRRHTGEKPFNCSVCLKKFSQSSYLKKHMTTHTRPKSFSCSFCGKTFKLRACFVAHESAHKEGRDEKS